The Lycium ferocissimum isolate CSIRO_LF1 chromosome 10, AGI_CSIRO_Lferr_CH_V1, whole genome shotgun sequence genome window below encodes:
- the LOC132033348 gene encoding protein PYRICULARIA ORYZAE RESISTANCE 21-like has protein sequence MGGEKTGKPTIMVLKVDLQCCSCYKKVKKILCKFPQIRDQVYDEKANTVTITVVCCNPEKLRDKLCCKGCGLIESIEIKEPEKPKQLEKPKEPEKPKEPEKPKEPEKPKEPEKPKQPEKPKSPKCQPRCHHQDIVVENVMKVIPVAHVIICTEDLSLHPRDIVVDNAMKARRGAHVIIRTEDRSLRPQDIVAQNATKALRGAHVINCMEDRSLRPRVTITMGLGRMATEGAVV, from the exons ATGGGTGGTGAAAAGACAGGGAAG CCCACCATTATGGTGCTCAAGGTTGATCTTCAATGTTGCAGCTGCTACAAGAAGGTTAAAAAAATTCTCTGTAAATTCCCTC AAATTAGAGACCAAGTATATGATGAGAAGGCCAATACAGTTACAATCACTGTGGTATGTTGCAATCCTGAGAAACTTCGCGACAAATTGTGTTGTAAAGGATGTGGATTGATCGAGAGCATTGAAATCAAAGAGCCTGAAAAGCCCAAACAGCTTGAAAAGCCAAAGGAGCCCGAAAAGCCCAAAGAGCCCGAAAAGCCCAAGGAGCCCGAAAAGCCCAAAGAGCCCGAAAAGCCTAAGCAGCCCGAAAAGCCCAAGAGCCCGAAATGTCAACCACGTTGCCACCACCAGGATATTGTTGTGGAgaatgttatgaaggttataccGGTGGCCCATGTTATCATTTGCACGGAAGACTTGTCCCTCCACCCCCGAGATATTGTTGTGGACAATGCTATGAAGGCTCGACGGGGGGCCCATGTTATCATTCGCACGGAAGACCGGTCACTCCGCCCTCAGGATATTGTTGCACAGAATGCTACGAAGGCTCTACGGGGGGCCCATGTTATCAATTGTATGGAAGACCGGTCCCTCCGACCCCGTGTTACGATAACTATGGGCCTGGGCCGTATGGCTACCGAAGGGGCTGTCGTGTGA
- the LOC132033345 gene encoding heavy metal-associated isoprenylated plant protein 6-like: protein MSGDKTEKTTIMVLKVDLKCCSCYKKVKKILCKFPQIRDQVYDEKANTVTITVVCCNPEKIRDKLSSKGCGVIKSIEIKNPPKPKEDPKPQSVDLPPPPPTSEPVMVVLMPIQEYPPPPPGYCCGQCYEGYTGGPR from the exons ATGAGTGGTGACAAGACTGAGAAG ACCACCATTATGGTGCTCAAGGTTGATCTTAAATGTTGCAGCTGCTACAAGAAGGTTAAAAAAATTCTCTGTAAATTCCCTC AAATTAGAGACCAAGTATATGATGAGAAGGCCAATACAGTCACTATCACTGTGGTATGTTGTAATCCTGAGAAAATCCGTGACAAATTATCTAGTAAAGGATGTGGAGTGATTAAGAGCATTGAAATCAAAAACCCTCCAAAGCCCAAAGAAGATCCTAAACCTCAATCGGTTGATCTACCACCACCACCGCCAACATCAGAGCCCGTAATGGTAGTGCTAATGCCAATTCAAGAGTACCCACCACCGCCGCCAGGATACTGTTGTGGACAATGCTATGAAGGCTATACGGGAGGCCCACGTTAG
- the LOC132034801 gene encoding heavy metal-associated isoprenylated plant protein 7-like, protein MGEEKKEEKKEEEAQDIVLKIDMHCEGCARKVARALKGFLILHEKCVNFVNQRRISLNGAGVEGVTADYKTSKVVVKDKNADPIKVCERMEKKSGRKVELISPLPKPPEESTKEEIKKEEEPKEEKKDEPPPVITVVLNVQMHCDGCAQVLQKRIPKIKGVESVTTDLEKNQVIVKGVIDPEKLVTDVYKRTGKQVSVVKNNIEEKKEEEKKKEEEKKEGAEEGKGEDIKRSEYLPQMYYHNSNMEYANYSPQIFSDENPHACSLM, encoded by the exons ATGGGTGAG gagaagaaagaagagaaaaaggaagaagaggcTCAAGATATAGTGCTAAAGATTGATATGCACTGTGAAGGCTGTGCTAGAAAAGTTGCTAGAGCCTTGAAAGGCTTTTTGATCCTCCATGAGAAGTGTGTAAATTTTGTAAATCAAAGAAG AATATCTCTTAATGGAGCAGGAGTAGAGGGAGTAACGGCAGATTACAAGACTAGTAAAGTGGTGGTGAAAGACAAAAATGCAGATCCGATTAAAGTGTGTGAAAGGATGGAAAAGAAAAGTGGTCGAAAAGTTGAACTTATTTCACCTTTGCCTAAGCCACCAGAAGAAAGTACTAAGGAAGAAattaagaaagaagaagagcccaaagaagagaaaaaagatgag CCTCCTCCTGTTATAACAGTTGTGTTGAACGTTCAAATGCATTGTGATGGTTGTGCTCAAGTGTTGCAGAAACGAATACCCAAAATCAAAG GCGTAGAATCTGTTACGACAGACCTTGAAAAAAATCAAGTAATTGTAAAAGGTGTGATCGACCCAGAAAAGCTAGTTACTGATGTGTATAAGAGGACTGGTAAACAAGTTTCAGTTGTAAAGAAtaatattgaagaaaaaaaggaagaagagaagaaaaaggaagaagagaaaaaagaaggtgCAGAGGAAGGCAAAGGAGAAGATATCAAAAGAAGTGAATATTTGCCTCAAATGTACTACCACAATAGTAATATGGAGTATGCTAATTATTCCCCTCAGATATTCAGTGATGAGAATCCTCATGCTTGCTCTCTCATGTAA